From a single Pseudophryne corroboree isolate aPseCor3 chromosome 6, aPseCor3.hap2, whole genome shotgun sequence genomic region:
- the LOC134936085 gene encoding zinc finger protein 84-like: MMSLTGERPHLCSECDRSFTCKSHLLIHQRIHTGEKPFTCSECSKCFSMKSQLVIHQRVHTGEKPFECSECSKCFSQKSELVIHQRRHTGERPHLCSECDRSFTRKSHLIRHQRSHTGERPFECSECSKWFSQKSELVIHQRRHTGEKPFTCSECSKCFSQKSVLVTHQRVHTGEKPFECSECSKCFSQKSELVVHQRSHTGEKPFTCSECSKCFPRKSELDVHQRSHTGEKPFKCSECSKCFSQKSELVVHQRSHTGENPIICSECSKCFTRKSYLVIHQRSHTGEKPFKCSECSKCFSRKSELVVHQRSHTGENPIICSECSKCFTRKSYLVIHQMIHTGEKQFKCSECSKCFSQKSELVVHQRSHTGENPIICSECSKCFTRKSYLVIHQMIHTGEKPCKCSECSKCFSHKSFLIRHQRSHTGEK, from the coding sequence ATGATGAGTCTCACAGGAGAGagaccacatctgtgctctgagtgtgacagaagctttacatgtaaatcacatcttctcatacatcagaggattcacacaggagagaaaccatttacatgttctgaatgcagcaagtgtttttccatgaagtcacagcttgttatacatcagagagttcacacaggagagaaaccatttgaatgttctgaatgcagcaagtgtttttcccagaagtcagagcttgttatacatcagaggcgtcacacaggagagagaccacatctgtgctctgagtgtgacagaagcttcACACGTAAATCACATCTTatcagacatcagaggagtcacacaggagagagaccatttgaatgttctgaatgtagcaagtggttttcccagaagtcagagcttgttatacatcagaggcgtcacacaggagagaaaccatttacatgttctgaatgtagcaagtgtttttcccagaagtcagtgcttgttacacatcagagagttcacacaggagagaaaccatttgaatgttctgaatgcagcaagtgtttttcccagaagtcagagcttgttgtacatcagaggagtcacacaggagagaaaccatttacatgttctgaatgcagcaagtgttttcccCGGAAGTCAGAGCTTGatgtacatcagaggagtcacacaggagagaaaccatttaaatgttctgaatgcagcaagtgtttttcccagaagtcagagcttgttgtacatcagaggagtcacacaggagaaaacccaattatatgttctgaatgcagcaaatgttttaccaggaagtcatatcttgttatacatcagaggagtcacacaggagagaaaccatttaaatgttctgaatgcagcaagtgtttttcccggaagtcagagcttgttgtacatcagaggagtcacacaggagaaaacccaattatatgttctgaatgcagcaaatgttttaccaggaagtcatatcttgttatacatcagatgattcacacaggagagaaacaatttaaatgttctgaatgcagcaagtgtttttcccagaagtcagagcttgttgtacatcagaggagtcacacaggagaaaacccaattatatgttctgaatgcagcaaatgttttaccaggaagtcatatcttgttatacatcagatgattcacacaggagagaaaccatgtaaatgttctgaatgtagcaagtgtttttcccataagtcatttcttattagacatcagaggagtcacacaggagagaaataa